The Solea senegalensis isolate Sse05_10M linkage group LG11, IFAPA_SoseM_1, whole genome shotgun sequence genomic interval GGATTGTTTAATCTCCTCCTACTGCAAAAATATCTGAGAATTATATTCACTGCTGTATCGGAGTGTTgaacttttccaacaggaaactgaagtttgtaaaccgctccctctcccacactgaagtccatagagaaaatcgttgatttttacatcacagcacacaggagttgttgacccactgctgcctccatcactaagttcaaatatcttattttgtcactttggtgtttgaaatcctttgttcagattggcCTCAGCGACGCAAAATGACCACACGCGGCAGCAGAGgacaagcagctcctgtgtccccgcgagctaaaatcattgattttctctatggactttggtgtgggatttaacagcaacaacatggtCATTTATTGGCTtatataaagtaaaacaaataaaataactcTAGTTGGAGATGTGAACCAAGGTGACGCATGTTTCATGCATTTAGTAATGAATGAGAAGAGAACCATCGTGTGCAATGTGTCTTCGTTCTGCTCCTGGACGCAGGGGGGTGTCTGTGGGGAAACTAGGGACGTGCTGTTATTGGTGGCCGCCGGCGTCAGCTTTAATGTTCCGAGATGAGGAGCCAATCAGAGAAGGGACCAGATCACACGCGCCAGTGTAGCTATATTCATGCTGCGCTCTGATTCGTCCGTGTTGGAACAAGTCCCCGCCCACTGTGGATCCACAGtgagtttttccttgttttcatGTTCTAGTGATTTTATTCAAGACTAAAGGGTGAAACTACAGCAGCACAGGTAAGACACATGGAATTAAACCCTCACCTGTGCTTACCTGGTCCAGGTTCATCTGGATTAAATGATCCATCtgaattctgttgtttttatttaaacccaGATTACATCCAGGTTTTAATCTGGATTTTGctctaaattaaatattccgTATGTCTTGACATGTCATGTTATTGTTGACATTATAGACTTTAGCCAAGTTGTAAATGGTAGCAACATTGCTAACGTAAGTTGTCAATGTTAGCCAGCTTTAACAACATGATCAACTTTGGTAACTGTTGCAACGTTTGCTAACATTAGCAACCGCTTTAAAGACCGTAGCCAGTGACAATAGCCAGCATTAGCAAAGTTGTTTGCTATAGCAAAAGTTTATGACATTAGCCAGTTTGAACAATATTAGCAGCTATGCTAACTGCAGCAACATTTGCTAACATTGGCAAATATGCTAATGTGCAACAGAAGCTACATTGCTAGCATTAGAAAGCAACGTAGCCAACATCAGCAAAGTTTATTGCAGTAGCATCATTGCTAACAGTAGCAGTAGTTTTAGACATTAGCCAGTGTGAGCAACATTAGCAGCTTTGCTAACTGTAGCAGCTTTTGCCAACATTGGCAAAGTTGTTAATGGTAGCAACACTTGCTAATGTTAGCAAAATTGCCAACAGAAGCAACATTGCTAACATTAGCAACAGTTATAGACATTAGCCAGCTTAAGCAATGTGGCGACATTTGCTAAAGTTAGCAACTCTGCTAAGGTTAGCAAACGTCGCCACAGTTTTGATCATGGACATGATGTGCGTCAGCAAAGATTTGAAAAGCATCATCAGCAACAGGGGGTGCTCACATCACTCCCATCTGTGACGTAAATGGAGCGCAGCATATGTCACTATGTCACAactgctctttaaaaaaaaccttaactgtctctttaaattgactttttttattgaattgttgTCTTTAAACAGATCATGGATGCCGCCGCCTCCCCCTCCGCTCCTCTTCATCCCTTCTGGCCTCGGGACCTCCTCATCCCCTCGTACGTTGCCAATGACCGCTCCATGTCGGAGATCCTGGTCTTCCTGTTCTCCGTGTCCGGCCTCCTCCTGCTCGTTACGTGGCTCGTCACAGGAAGCAGCGGTCAGCTCGGGACGTGGCGGCGTCTGGCTGTGTGCTGGTTTGCCGTGTGTGGCTTTATCCACGGCGTCATTGAGGGCTGGTTCTCGCTCTACTACGACGTCATCCCGGGAGACCAGAGCTTCCTGTCGCAGCTGTGTGAGTGGATGAAACAGGAAActgtgtttcaaaataaaaggcagaaTCTGGTTGGACGTTAatggtgtgttttgttttttttcccctcacaggGAAAGAATATTCTAAAGGAGACAGTCGATATGTGATGTGAGTTTTGTTAACGACTTGTTTGTGTTGAGATTtagcagaaagacaaaaataacaaactcaCGTTTGTGGTTTTCTGTGCAGAGCCGACAACTTTACCATCTGCATGGAGACCATCACGGCCTGGTTCTGGGGACCGTTCAGCCTCTGGACCGTGTTTGCCTTTTTAAACAACAAGCCCTACAGATTTGTCTTGCAGCTCATCATTTCATTAGGTAAGAAGagagtatttacagtatatttacagagtattttacagtgtatttacaggaTGACATTTCCCAGGATTCATGagtattttacagtgtagacGGGGGTGTAGTGTCACTCTCAAACgtttcatgagtccagagaaacgtGTGcacagctttatatccacatttaTCTCCTTTATCAGGATATAGACTCAAAATATACAGATTATTTATAAGACATATAGAAATGTTGATCTTTTAGAATGATAAAATATATCTGATTTTTTATCGTCCAGTATTTTaaattcacagatgtgaaaacACGTTAATTGTTTATTACCTTTACCTTGGACATtgataaaatgtattatattatctCATCTATAAAGTAGGTCAAAGTTTACATATCGTACATAGTTTTTTGTGGGCGTGACCTCaccgtgtgattgacaggtcaGCTGTACGGTGCCGTGCTCTACTTCTTCACGGAGCACAGAGACAGCTACGTCCACAGCGAGTACGGACACCCGGTCTACTTCTGGTTCTACTTTGTGTTCATGAACGCGCTGTGGGTCGTCATCCCGCTGCTGCTCATCGTGGACGCGTGGAGGCAGATGTCCACGGCACAGACATTCGCCGACAGGACGCACAAGGCCAAGAGGAAGTGAGCGGCGGAGACAGAGAATTGTGGACAAACCAGgggacacagagggacagaatacacacacataaatacaactcaatgcaaacaaaacatatttgtcCTTTTCCATGTGATAATAAAGCTTTTTTCAAACTGTGTGGAGCCTGAAAGggaaataaatataacatttattatttcataaaaacCTGAGAGGACTTAACTATGTGATGTTAAACTTCAcatagaaaccagaaaatattcacatttcagaagctgaaaaatcacacaaaccgGTTTTAAGTATTGGGGAAAAAGAAACTCAAACCaattattaaatacaaaaacatccACATACAGTTTCTGCatatcagaaaactttattacTTAGTCCTGATCATTCCAGATAAAACACTAAAGCATTTTTTGAGAAGAACagatttttaataataatttaagttttataaaaacaacatccagATATGCTTGGTCATATCTGGATGTTACTGTGTTATCGTGCTAAGGGAATGGTG includes:
- the LOC122777308 gene encoding 3-beta-hydroxysteroid-Delta(8),Delta(7)-isomerase, with the protein product MDAAASPSAPLHPFWPRDLLIPSYVANDRSMSEILVFLFSVSGLLLLVTWLVTGSSGQLGTWRRLAVCWFAVCGFIHGVIEGWFSLYYDVIPGDQSFLSQLWKEYSKGDSRYVIADNFTICMETITAWFWGPFSLWTVFAFLNNKPYRFVLQLIISLGQLYGAVLYFFTEHRDSYVHSEYGHPVYFWFYFVFMNALWVVIPLLLIVDAWRQMSTAQTFADRTHKAKRK